A genomic window from Exiguobacterium acetylicum DSM 20416 includes:
- a CDS encoding DMT family transporter → MTYFMYLFCLIVWGLNFIAVKIQGTPVALEVSLTYRLAMTAVLFILFALFVKRMNKPTATDMPFIVVFGVCNFALSYLCLYYATMLSSAAIVTLIFSLKVILTPIALRLFLKETLHARVWIGGCFGIIGVGVLIVPSLSSIHGLTDLKGVLIALVGTLLTAVGDASSARNAKQRINPVHANAIGFTVASLLMGAIVMIQGTPLTLPTTVTYLSALLYLTVIASFLAWLFYLKLVERIGGAKSGYMVALFPLIGGVASVLIGESTLSLPLIIGCLFSCIGASIALGIRPFRQRNKVFS, encoded by the coding sequence ATGACATATTTCATGTATCTATTTTGTTTGATCGTCTGGGGACTGAACTTCATTGCTGTCAAAATCCAAGGAACACCTGTCGCCTTGGAAGTATCCCTGACCTATCGATTAGCAATGACCGCTGTTCTCTTCATCCTATTCGCGTTATTTGTTAAACGAATGAACAAACCTACCGCGACGGACATGCCTTTCATCGTCGTATTCGGAGTCTGTAACTTCGCTCTGAGTTACTTATGTCTCTATTACGCGACGATGTTAAGCTCTGCCGCCATCGTGACGTTGATTTTCTCACTCAAGGTCATTCTGACACCAATCGCTCTGCGCTTGTTTTTAAAAGAGACCCTCCATGCGCGCGTTTGGATTGGCGGATGTTTTGGTATCATCGGCGTCGGTGTCCTGATTGTTCCGAGTCTAAGCAGCATCCATGGACTGACCGATTTAAAAGGTGTCTTGATTGCCTTGGTCGGCACGCTATTAACAGCAGTGGGTGACGCCAGTTCAGCGCGGAACGCCAAGCAACGAATCAACCCGGTCCACGCCAACGCGATTGGATTCACTGTCGCGAGTCTACTGATGGGCGCAATCGTCATGATTCAAGGAACACCGCTTACGCTCCCGACAACCGTTACCTATCTTTCTGCCTTACTGTATTTAACCGTGATCGCATCGTTTCTTGCCTGGCTGTTTTATTTGAAACTCGTCGAACGGATCGGTGGTGCGAAGAGCGGCTATATGGTAGCACTATTCCCGTTGATCGGCGGTGTTGCTTCAGTATTGATCGGTGAATCGACGCTGTCTCTTCCTTTAATCATCGGGTGTCTATTTAGTTGCATCGGGGCTTCGATTGCTCTAGGGATTCGTCCGTTTCGGCAACGAAATAAAGTATTCAGCTAA